CCGGGGGCCTTGAGATCGGCGATCACCTCGTCGACCAGAGCATCGATCTGCGTGCTGTCCCGGTGGTGGGCGGTGGTGATCAGGTGCGCGGTATCGCCCGAGGTGGCCAGGCAATGGCGTTTCCACACGCTGGCCGAGGGGCAGGGGAATACCACGGTGATCGAATTGGGGTTGCGCCAGGCGTCGATCCCCGCCGCCCGCAGCCGGTCCACCGCATGCTGGGCCAGGTCCAGGCAGCGTTGGATACGTTCACGCCAGTCGTCCATGGAACGGCTGCGCAGGGCGGCCCACATCATCAGTGGCGTGTGGCCGTTGCGCGAGCCGCTGATGGTCTGGTCGCGAGCGCTGATGTAGTCGATCTCCACCGAGATGCGTTCGACGTTGGCGCGCCGCGCCACGACGATGCCGCAGGGCATCGGCGAGCCGATCATCTTGTGCCCCGAGACGCAGATCGAGTCGATGCCGTCGGCGAACGAGTAGGGCTCGGGGGCGTCGACGAAGGGCAGGATCATGCCGCTCAAGGCCGCGTCGGCATGCAGGTAGTAGTCCTCCCGACGGATGCCGGCCTGGGCCAGGCGCTGCTGGATGGTGGCGATGTTGTCAGTGGCGCCGCGCAAGGTGGTGCCGATGTTGGCGAAGATGATCGGATGGCGTTCGCCGTCGGCCGCGATGCGTGCGACCAGGTCGTCGTAGTCCATCTCGCCGTTGGCCTGGGACGCCACCACCTGGGCCTTGATGCGCAGCAGGCGGACGATCTTGGCCACCGAGTAGTGGGTGTCCTGGGAGTAGTAGAGCGTGGCGTCGGGGAACAGCTCGCGGGCCAGGTAGCAGCCGAACATGTTGCCTTCGGTGCCGCCGTTGGTGACGTAGCCCCAGCTGTCCTCGAAGGGGATGTGGAACAGTTCGGCGAAGAAGCGCATCACCTCGCGCTCGAAGTCGAAGGAATTGAGCAAGTAGTTGCTGTACTCGTTCCAGTCCCCGCAGTTGTTGATGGAAAAGCGCATGAAACGGTGCAGCAGGCTGTAGTCGAAGTCGGCGGATTCGGGGTAGCCGACATTGAAGTACTGGTGGGTGAGGCAGTAGCGCCAGAATGCCTCGAGACGTGTGTGGTCGGCAGGTGAGAATGTCATGTCCAGCTCCATGGAGCGCGCCCGGCCGACCAGGGCCGGGCGCGTTGCGGGTGAAAGTCCTTGTCGGTGGCCGTGTCGGGCTCAGGCGGCCAGGGTGGCGCCGCCGTCGACCACGATGTCCTGCAGGGTCACGTGGCCGGCCTGCTCGGAGGCGAGGAACAGCACCACATGGGCGATGTCGTCGGGCGTGGCGATCTTGCCCAGGGGCACGCCGAGCTTGAACTGCTGTGGCAGGCCGTCGATCAACTGCCGTTCTGCCGCAGGATTGCCCAGCATGCCGGCCAGCATCGGCGTGCGCGTCGAGCCCGGCGAGACCACGTTGCAGCGCACGCCATAGGGTGCAAGCTCCAGGCCCACGCAGTGGCTGAGGCTGACCAGCGCGGCCTTGGAGGCGCAGTAGGCGGCCATGTTCAGGCGCGGCACATGGGCGGCGTTGGAGGCGACGTTGACGATGGCGCCGCGGCGCTGGCGGCGGAACACCGGGGTCCACTGGCGCATCAGGTAGAACGGCGCGCTGGCATTGACGTCGAGGCAACGCTGCCAGTCCTCGCAGGACACCTCGTCGCTGAGCCCAAGCCGCAGTACGCCGGCCACATTGACCAGCACATCGAGATACTGCGCCTGTTCCTTGAGCCGGTCGCAGACCCGTTGCACGTCGGCCGGGTCGGTCAGGTCGACATGCAGCAGCGGGAACGGCACGTCGGCTTCCTCGCAATCCAGGCCGATGACCTCGGCGCCTTCCTCGACAAAGCGCTGCGCCACGCAGCGGCCGATGCCGCTGGCGGCACCGGTGACCAGCACGCGCCGGCCAGTGAAGCGGGCCATGGCCATCAAGCCGCCCCCCGCGCTTGC
This sequence is a window from Pseudomonas maumuensis. Protein-coding genes within it:
- a CDS encoding histidine decarboxylase, encoding MTFSPADHTRLEAFWRYCLTHQYFNVGYPESADFDYSLLHRFMRFSINNCGDWNEYSNYLLNSFDFEREVMRFFAELFHIPFEDSWGYVTNGGTEGNMFGCYLARELFPDATLYYSQDTHYSVAKIVRLLRIKAQVVASQANGEMDYDDLVARIAADGERHPIIFANIGTTLRGATDNIATIQQRLAQAGIRREDYYLHADAALSGMILPFVDAPEPYSFADGIDSICVSGHKMIGSPMPCGIVVARRANVERISVEIDYISARDQTISGSRNGHTPLMMWAALRSRSMDDWRERIQRCLDLAQHAVDRLRAAGIDAWRNPNSITVVFPCPSASVWKRHCLATSGDTAHLITTAHHRDSTQIDALVDEVIADLKAPGKPVTLSPLQAPLVDGLGSRNRVYSTVGQPRPELLPGHARPERDSGVARLKGSDI
- the dhbA gene encoding 2,3-dihydro-2,3-dihydroxybenzoate dehydrogenase; amino-acid sequence: MVAGASAGGGLMAMARFTGRRVLVTGAASGIGRCVAQRFVEEGAEVIGLDCEEADVPFPLLHVDLTDPADVQRVCDRLKEQAQYLDVLVNVAGVLRLGLSDEVSCEDWQRCLDVNASAPFYLMRQWTPVFRRQRRGAIVNVASNAAHVPRLNMAAYCASKAALVSLSHCVGLELAPYGVRCNVVSPGSTRTPMLAGMLGNPAAERQLIDGLPQQFKLGVPLGKIATPDDIAHVVLFLASEQAGHVTLQDIVVDGGATLAA